AGAATTCCATGTACAGGCTGCATTTCGACAGCAAAGATGCCATGGATTAATATTGGTGTTCTCTCTAGGTCGTGCAAGTTTCAGCAGTGTGAAACAGAGCCACCCACACAGGTGCAATGACTGCTAATGCATTCAATGTATCTGCCCTTATATTTTGAATCAATAGTTAAACGTTCAATGACAAGAATTCACACAAAATCCTCAATTTGTAGAGGCGGTCCATCCATGGTGTGTTGCCTGAAATAGTTTCCAGCACTCAGTTAGCAAATATAATCAATATCCTTTTGAATACATCCTTAccaaacaaaagaaaagtcCATTAAGGTCTATTTCCGATTCCTTGCTCCATCGCTCCCGGTGTTTTGACATATGCTGGGGCTGGTTGCCGGACTGGGGCGTACGGCACCCATTGCTGTATAGGGGGTGGTTGGAAAGATTTCTCCAGTTCTGTTTCTTTCCTTTTGCGATCGCAGCGCATTTTTATGAGAAGGAAAACTATGACAGCAATGACAACGAGGATAACGATTGGGACGAGGATCACTTTGAGTAAGATCTTTACAAGACCCATGATGAGAAAGACTGGAGTGTAGGAATAGGAATAGGGAGCAGAGATCGAGATCCCACAGAATGTGATTACAATCAGAAAATAGTGTCGACGGGTCCCTGGGGGATAAAGGAACATACCTTGACTGAGTGAGTGGAGGGACTCTTATACCCCGACCTGCTCAAGGCCCTGACTCTGTGTGACTCGGCCATGGGTGCATTCTACATGATTCTGGGCCATTTCGCAGCGCTAAATGATGCTCTTTGGTTGGTGACCAGCCTATGGGGTGTACTAAATTGGATATGGAAACACCAGGCCGTTGACTACTTTTCCTAAATGAAAAACATCCTTTCTGAGTCCACACTAAGCGCTGCAATTGTGATTGATCGTACCTGACTGAAGTTTCGGCAGTACTTTGGAAGGCGTGCGATGCAGTTCTATAAATGGATCTGTTTAAGCTGAGGTGCATGTGACATTGAACATCTTAAGCAATAATTTCGTGAGACCAAATTACTGCAGCTGATCACAAGATGACGAGTCTAAGAGAATTAACAAAACTGGAAGTCTGCAGCCCGATCACCCCCTCGGTGAGCCGGGGAATTTATCCTTGCAGATGTGAATGATGCTCGAATGTCTCTTGAAGATAGGCTTCTTTGAACTGATACCAAAGGTATTTGAGGCATTGCACCTGGAATTTCCGGTTCGGTCTCCACCGGAATATCCGGACAAAAGCCGAGTCAAGAGGGCCGATCAAGATGATTGGTTAAATTGAAGATGGTGCATCTGGTCACAGCGCCAAGTTTCAGCCCTACGAGGTGACTCCACTTTGGCTGTCGATGCCCGTGGCTCTAAGATCAGTTTGCTTCTATATTCTGATATTTGGGGCATTCGCGACAGGTTTAGATTTCCTACGTTGGCCGAATGTGATATGTCTGGGAAGATTTTATCGTAACCACCCTGCAGCATGCTAAACAAAGGGTGCATCGACTGCGTCTGGGTGGACGTAGAATGCAATTGCGATTATCAGATACCTAGAAGAAAACCATTAGGACTGAGGGCATCCAGAACACTCTTGCAGGCACTCACGTTCCAACCAATAAAGATCCTTCGTAATAATTTGATCGACCTCCACGGATCAAACAGTCCATGATTATTACCGAGATGAAGAATACCACCGTTTCGAAGGGACTGTAGCGCAAGGACATGGGCTGCCCGATAACCAAGCCACACATGACCAGGAATGGACTCACAAACAATGCGATTTGCAACGTACTTCCCACAATCACACCAATCGCGAGGTCCATGTTCCCCTTGATCGAAGAATTCACAACAGTATTGAACTCTCCTGCATTACCGACAATGGGAACCACAATCAAGCCGATGAAAGCCCGGCTCACGTGCCACCGTTCTACAAAGCCATCGACACTGTCCACCAGACGATCAGAGCAGACTGTGACCCCAAGAGTGGCAAGGATCAAAATGAGGCTTGCCGACCAGGGACCCAACactcgatcttcttcctcttcttgtgTATCGTCGAGGAATAGCTCGGAGTGACTCCTCAGTTGAAAGTAGAGGTAGACCAGGTAGAATATGAGTAGGACCACGGAAGCAGCACGGGAGAGACCCAGGACGCTGGCTTGCACGTCGTGGGACTTGGACGGTATGGTTGAATAAAGGACAGATGGAATGATCAATGTTGCAGAGGAGACCACCATCAAGGAGGATAGGATCCCACTGACATCCACGTTGAATTTCACCACATCTTTTCCATAGCCGCCGCAGAACAGGGAAACACCGAAGATCTAAATGTCGGGTAAGTAGACAAGACAACCGAGGCAGTGAGCATGCACCAAAAAACCAAACCTACCAGAAGATTTCCTGAAAGGATACTGCCCACCATACTTGACTGCACAATGCTGATTTCTCCTTGCCGGACCGCAGTGATTCCCACCTGTGCAATGGCTAACGTCAATTTCGCACTTCAACAGCGGATCAAATGTCCAGACACTTACAATCATTTCGACGGCATTTCCAAACGTCGCATTTATAAGCCCTCCGATGGTGTGTCCGACGCTTTTGGCTAGTTCCTCTGTAGCGAATGACAGCAACGCAGCGAGAGGAAGAATCGCCAGGAAGTTGAACACGAAGGAAATCGAGTCACCCCATCCTTGACTCCCCGCAATTAAACCTAAAAACACAAACGGCAGTAGCAAATTGGAATAGCTGCATCCCATTGTAGTCTTAATCACACGTAAAACAGAGTTGCTTACGAACAGAACGCGCTTCGAGTCGGGGTCGTTTGTGTCACGCAACTCTGCAGGTTCCTCTCCATTGTTTTCGCGTCCAGGCTCGTCTCTGAGTAATGCATCTTGCTCATGGGCTGCCATACTTGATTCCAGAGAGGCAGCCATGATTTCGGTGCCCATCTTGGTTGACTTTCGCAGCCGGGGGTGAGCTGTGTTATTCATCACGGTGAGGAAAGAGACTAAGAAACATCGGGGTCGACCTCGGAAGGGTGAGGGGGATGATGTACATGTAATACTCCCCTGCCTTTTGAGTCCTAGGCATCTGCGTACACACTAGTGTAACTGGGGGATTGCGTAAGATTGTTCTACTTCAAGACCCCTGCAGATTAAAATACAGGTATGTTTTGGTCGGTAACGGATTATTACCATTTATTACAAGACGTGACAGGATGTGGTTGGAAATATTACGGTGATACACCGGGCCTCATTTACTGGTGTGCACTTTGGAAAGACGGGCGAATTCTCTCAACTGCACCTTTTTCCCTCGATGGATCATGTCTCCCAATCGAGGCTCAACTATGGTATATTGCAACTCCATCATGGCACAGGTCCAGCACCACCTAGGCCTCTTGTCACTTTTGATGCCTCTCATTGGTATCACTGGAGGAGCCCTGAAGTGGAACAGTGCTGCCATCTTCACTCTCAACATTGTCTCTCTAATTCCACTTACATTATGGATTAACAGATCAGTCAATGCGCTGGCTCTAGGTGGTAGCCGAGCTGTCATTGAAGTAGTGAAATCAACACTGGGAAACTCAGTCGAATTGATGGTGATGCCCCGGAACTCCATCTTCAATTCAACCATAGACTGACGACGTTTCTCCAGATAGGAATCAATGCGATCCTCCAGAAGCAACCACATATTTCTCAGTCCGTGATACTTGGAAGTGTCTTGAGCAATTTATTACTGGTAAATCCCGGCATCAAATCTAAACACTGATGCCATGTTGATACAAACTGTGCATCTAGGTGCTTGGCAGCACCATCTTCGTCTCGGGCTATGACCAAAAGCGTCTCTGGTTTGATCGAACCCTCACAACAGTCCTCTCATCCCTCATGATGGTTgtcttcatcctcctcgcGCTCCCAACCATCATGGACGTCTTTCCATCCGCCAAAACCACCTCGGAAGACCAACTCCTCTTAACGCAACGCGTGACAGCCATTATCCTCACCCTTCTACACCTTACGTTTCTCGTCTTCCGGCTCGGCACCCATGCAGTCATGTTTGCCAGCACCCCATTCAGTCAGCGAGATCACACCCACAGCGGCCATCAGTCTCGCCAAAGCCAGATCGTCGAGGTCCAGATCCCGCAGCCGTATATCGCCAAGGGTGCAGCAGCTATATTCCTAGTAGCTGCGTCCACTTCTGCGCTGGCGTGCACTTATTTCATAGTCGTCAATTTGAACGGGGCTGCTGCAATCACGGGTATGAACCAGTCTTTCCTTGCTGTAACGCTTGTTCCCCTACTCGGGAACTCGGTCAAGTATCACTCCATTGTGGTGGGATCTCGGTCTTACAGTCAGATTGAACTTGGGATTAGAGCGGTTATTAACAATGTTTTGCGGGTCACAATGCTTATTGCTCCGCTGTTGGTTCTCATTGGTTGGGCTTTCGACCAGCCGCTCATTCTCAGGTTTGATGGATTTGAAGCTACGACGCTTTTACTTAGTGTTGTGGTAATGACTTATCTCATGTCTGATGGGCGGAGCAATTACTTCGAGGGGTTGATGTTGATTGGAACGTGAGTCGCTCGTATCGCTTTGTTGAGCTTGGTGTTCGTCGATTCTAACTTGGCTTTCTCTTAACAGATACATAATCATCACTTTCTCGTTCTTTGTTAGGCCTGAGGTACCGGTCAATGTGATTTTCCTAGGCGCCTAGGCTCCTCCAGTCCTGATATATTACATCATTCGTTACTTGGCGTATCTCCTAAAGTTGAATTGAGATGGCAAACCCCTTGGCCAATCTAGCGCGCGTAGAACGCCACAACTAGACTAGAGTATCTATAATTAAGTATGAGCAAAGGATGATTAGACCTCGGCAAAGAATCTAGGGAGACTTACAGTGCAATTAGCATCGCACCATGGATGGAAGCATACTGTCCATCACGAAGTAGATGATTTACTACCAGAATTGCAAGGAACATGGCAACCGTCTGGAACGAGTCGAAGAAAAGCGTCATCGGTTCAGCAATGCACCAGCCGATAATCACCAAGAAGGGTATGACAAATAGACCAATCTGCAGGAGACTGTCAATGATAACCCGGATTGCAGAGTCTGTGTCTCCTGTACGGGATGCCGTAACGACAGTAACTCCCTCGGTGCTATTGCTAGCAATTGGAATTAAAACGATCGCGATGAAAACTTCAGAGAGTCCGAGCGTCTGTGTCATGTCGCCGATACTTTCTAGCAGGAGCTCTGTGCAAAAGACGGTTGCAGCCACGGCAGTTATCAATCGGATCATTGATGAAGCCAAGCCGGCTGGGCTGGCGGCGGGGGATGAATCTCCGTGGTTTTCATCAGCATCACTAGATTCGCTCTCATTGGAAAGAAAGAGGTGCTTGTGAGTCCCGAGGTAGAAGTAGAGGTAACCTCCGTAGAGCGCAAGCATCACGAATGACGTTCCTCGTGAGAAAGATAGCACTCTGTCATCGATCTCGGATGCCGGGAAAGTCGAGTACAGAGCCGTTGGAAGAAGCATCGCCACGGCTGTGATCATCATCAAAGAAGACAGGGTCTTTGCAAGAGCGCTGTTGAACTCCAAAACTTCCTTGTTGTACGAAGCTGTGACGAGACAACAGCCGAAGACCTAGATTTGGCTGTCAGTCGGATGATCTTGGTCTGCATTGGGATATCCAAAATTGTTGAGACTTTACAAGTAGAATGTCCGAGAGAATACTGCCAACCATAACAGACTGCGCAAATGGAATCTCTCCATGAACCAGAGCCAGAATTCCTGCCTGGGCTGAGTGAGCATTCTGGCGTTTCGACATTCGGAGCAAAATTGCGACTCACCGTGAGCTCTACTGTATTTCCAAATGTAGCACTGAGCAGTGCCCCTTGCAGCTCTCCGAGATGTGCAGAGAGCTCATCGGATGAGATAGATATTGCCTGCGACAAAAAGATGACGGCAACGATATTCACCACGAGAACTATGATCGGGTTCCAATGAAGGATCTTTGCAAGACCAGCCAGAGGTACCAGGGCCATCACCAGCCATCCATGATTTTTATTCAGTGTATTCAGTCCTGTTTGCAATGGCATCTTGAAGAACCCCTGGATGTGAGTCCACGGGTCTATCTCTGCATCTTGAATTTGTTGACGCGATTGGTGACTGGACTCTGGTCCACAAGACTCTGGGTGGGTGCCTCGGCGAGACATGATGAATCTGAAGGAATCCGGGCAACCTCTGAATGCTGAAACTTGAGTAAGATGCGACCCGGGGATCACCTGAGTTCAGATGTTCGTCCCCGACAGTTCTGTTTCAAACGTTACCACGGTACAAAATCGGGTACTAGTTACTTTCAGCCTTAATTGAAGTTACAGCCCTATTACTAGCGCGAAACTGAATTACCTCGTCTCCACATGTGGACTTTGGATTACCTGATAGGGCTGAAGCCGGCATTTGCCCGTTTGGTGCAGTGTTGTGTATACATACGGTATGCAGCTGTCAGGCAACAGCATTTCCTATAGGGAATACAGTTCTCAGCCTTATAAGATACTATGCAGGGTTGAGCTATAAATGTTTCGATTATGTGGAATGACGATCGCTACATTACCTTACAATGATTACTCGGCGAACACCGTCTCCATTTGACCCCTCTCTGCTCTGTATTGTCATTAACCGGAGCGTTCGTGTCTCCCCACACCCACCTTGTCAATGCGTTTACGGCTCATAATCGTTATTCTCCTTTGAAAGAGTCGCAGATCGGTCGCGCAAGCCTGTCTTCATCACGATCTAATCAATCGACAACCCCAAAGAACCTCCATTACGGGTAAGTGATCAAGAACCCGCCTATCAGGCCATccacacaaaaaaaaaaaaccatcaAACTGCCCCAGAGTTGAAAACTCCTTGCTGCCCTGCCTGTGATCTATGGATAACCGCCCTCCCTCCCTCGAGTCGCTCCAGAGGGAGGTCAGTGAACTCACAGCCACCTACCATGGCCGAAGTTGGACGACCGAGGCCACAGACCTGGAGTCGGCAATGACAACAGCGGGGAATAGGATACTCGCAGCAGGAACGGGTTCTGATGCAACAACAATAACACTCGAAGAGCTAGCAGCTTGTGTGAAAACGTGGATGCAAGCCAAATCATGGATTGTTGCCGAAGATCTGGCCACTCTGGTGCTGGACTCCTGCAAGAGCCTAAAAGGAGAACAAGACTTCATGACTATGACAGCGATGCACAATCTTGCTTCGGCGTATTGGGGTCGAGGGCACCTGGATCAGGCTGCTGCTCTCTCTGCCCGGGTGACCAAGTTGAGACAAAAGACTCTTGGCGAGACGCACCCCCAGACATTGACTTCGATGACGAATCTAGCTTGCACGTATCGGAGTCAAGGGCTTTGGCTGGATGCTCAGAAACTTGATGCGAGGATTGTCGAGTTGAAGAGGAATACTATTGGTCCTAGGCATCCATCCACCTTGGGGTCAATGTCTAACTTGGCTATATCGTATGCCAATCTCGGTCGGTATCAAGAGGCTGAGTCAATTTCGCGCAAACTGGTCGAAATTGGGGAAAGAGAACTATTTCCGACCGATGCCTCGCTGTTAAACTGGAAACTTACACTTGCGTCGACCTACCGAGACCAGGGGAGGCTGGATTCCGCCGAACAGCTAGAACGGGAGGTCGTTGCTGTCAGTCGTGACATATTTGGGACAGCCCATCCCTTCACTTTGACCTCTATGGCCAATCTAGCATCGACATGTCGTGAACAAGCCCGGTGGTCGGATGCTGAGCgccttgagaaagaagttgtGGCTAGCAGTGAGGCCGTGCTCGGCGAAACACACCCCCAAACCCTAATGTCTATCAGCAACCTTGCCTCAACATATCGCAATCAGGGTCGCCTAGAAGAAGCCAAAGATCTTGGAGGGAAAGCAATAGCTGGGATGAAAGAGGTCCTTGGGGAACGTCACCCACACACACTGGTAGCTATGGTGGATCTTGCAGTCACATACCAAATGATGAGAAAATCGCCAGATGCCGAGATCCTCGCCGCTCAGTCTCTGCGTTTGATGGAAGAGACGATTGGCAAAGACCATCCGCACACACTCAGCGCGATGGCCAATCTGGGCTTCATATATCAGTCGCAAAGCAAGTGGGAGATCGCTAGTAGAATGGCTGAAACGGTATATTCTCGCAGGGAAAGAGCATTTGGAACAGACCATCCAGATACCATAGCGGCGCTGGAGGATTTAAGGAGAGTGGCGTGGGTAAAGGCGGCAGATCAGAATGCACAGCGCACGTTGAATTAGACTCTTTCTGGGGCTTGGAATGTGGAGGCGCGTTTCCGAATGACCTAGTCTATACCTAGCCAGTATTGACCAATGTTGTCCATTTTGAATCATTTGAGCTCAAGGACAAAATGTCAGCTTTTGATCCACTTGGGCTGAGGGGGTCAGCTAGCCTTGGGCATTGACTTGTCTTCTGTTTTGCACAGCCTCCTTGCCAAGACCTGTCCTTTTGTGTAATCTCTGAGGCTTGCCTGAAGGACGTGCAATAGACAGCATATCCCTGTGAGATACCTAGTTGCCTACCTTGGAATGGATTTTGGTAGATAGTCAAGCTGCATGCCCGAACATCGGCATGGCTAGTCAAAAGACCTAAAAGGGAAGGCACTAACTTAATGACCGACTGAATGATCTCCGGTTGATATACGCCCTTGATCATATACACAGAATGGTGTGGACCCCAGGTAGCGTAGCATGTCTCCCAGATGTCACTGTATGAGCACAAACTAACGTATCATGAAAAAATTGAAACCAAAATTGACAACCTGTATCATGTTCTTTGGATCATTGTTAATAATTATTATAGACCTTACTGATCTGTACATGGCAACCAATTTGAAATCCCCCAAGATGCACCGAGCTGTATTTTACGATGTCTTTCCCTTAACACGTATTTGTATTTTTGCCAGAGCAATCATTCACTTCCAGATATCCTATCTCATTTTATCTATCTAGTTCCCCCCGATGACATTCTCAATGAAATGATGCCGGCTTCAGGGACCAATGGGTCTTCTATGCCTTTTTGGTCACGAATAGCAAGTTCAACGATGATGAGACCTGAAAATTCATCTTACTGACCATACACAGAAGAGCCCGCGATCAGAACGTGTCACGGAACAATCCACTCGGTCGACTTTTTCGGCATTTTCCCTTGATCCTGAGAAGTTAAGCGACCTTGTACAATCCAAAGATCTCCAGAAGTTTCATTCACTCGGTGGGATAAAAGGTTTGGAGGAAGGACTGCGAACCGACATCCGCACCGGCCTGAGCCTGGACGAGACCTGCCTAGGTGCTGCTAGTACTACAAGCACTGCGCCAATAGAAAATACTACTGCCGCTGAGCTCTCTATCCCGACAGAGCTTTGTTATGATGTATTCGTCGATAGAAAGAAATTCTTCGGGGACAACCGCCTGCCTACAAAACCGTCCCCGAGCTTCCTGTCATTGATGTGGGCAGCCTATAACGACCACGTCCTATTTCTTCTGACTGGGGCTGCTGTTATCTCACTTGCTTTGGGACTGTACCAGACATTCGGAACCAAGCATACTGCTGATGACCCGCCCGTTGAATGGGTGGAGGGTGTTGCCATCCTTGTCGCCATCATCGTCATTACTCTCGCCGGTGCCGCGAATGACTTCCAAAAGGAGCACAAATTCCGGAAATTGAATAAGAAGCAGCAAGATCGTAATGTTTGGGTCCTTCGATCTGCGAGGGTTGATGAAGTTCCCATCTCTGAGGTTGTTGTTGGTGATGTTGTCCACATCAGTCCAGGGGACATCGTGCCTGCTGATGGGGTATTGATATGGGGTCATCAGGTGAAATGCGATGAGTCCTCGGCAACTGGCGAGTCTGATCCGGTCGCTAAGAGCGCTGTCGAGACAGCTCTCCCTAAAGACTCTCATGAGATCGATCCCTTCATTCTTTCTCACACTAAGATCGTGGAAGGCGTCGGCGCGTACCTCGTCTTGGCTACAGGCACGAAATCAAGCTACGGAAGAAtccttctctctcttgaCACAGATCCAGGGTTCACTCCGCTTCAAGTACGGCTCAGTAATCTTGCAAAGAATATCGCCCGCTTTGGTGCACTTGCGGCGCTTGTATTGTTCGTAATCTTGTTCATCAAATTCTGCGTTGGCCTCCGGAATAGCACCGAGTCCGCCTCGGAAAGGGGACAATCTTTTTTGAATGTCTTCATTCTGGCTTTGACCGTCGTTGTGATCGCAGTCCCGGAAGGACTTCCCTTGGCAGTTACACTTGCGTTGTCATTTGCCACTACTCGAATGATGAGAGACAACAACTTGGTTCGACAGCTCCGAGCATGCGAGACGATGGGACAAGCCACGGATATCTGTTCAGATAAAACGGGGACGTTGACACAGAATGAGATGACTGTCGTCTCGGGTTTCTTCGGTGCTACCCTGCAGTATACTGATCGGGCTAGCAgtccaattttttttgatgAAGATAAGTTCTCGTCTGTGGCAAAGTGCATGAGTCGTTTCTCTGGTCAATCGAAGTCGCTATTGAGGCAGTCTATCGCGATCAACTCAACCGCAATTGAAAGCCAATATGATGGAGGCCGGGAGTTTCTTGGATCCCAAACTGAGGCCGCCTTACTGAGATTCTCCCGGGATTATCTCGAGTTAGGTCAGCTTGACTTTGATCGTGCTAGTGCGGACGTTGTTGGTCTTTTACCTTTTGATACTTCTCGCAAATATATGATCACAGTTGTCAAACTGGCCAGTGGCTTATATCGATCATATGTGAAAGGTGCTCCTGAGATTCTCCTTGAAAAGTGCACAGCCACAGTTGTACAGCCAATGCAAGGGCTGAGTACCGCTCCTGTTAGGGAAGATTGCATTGACGAGATACGCCAGGCGATTTCTCAATATGCATCAAGATCCTTGCGCACAATTGCGATTTGCTTCCGGGATGTGGAATTTTTGCCCTTCAGACGCGAGGAAGAAACCGTCGACTTCGAGGAGTTGGTGAAAGGGCTTACATTTCAAGGAATTCTGGGCCTGCGAGACCCTCTCCGGGCAGAGGCTTTGGGCGCCGTAGAGACCAGTCATAAAGCAGGTGTCGCTGTGCGCATGGTTACCGGTGATAACCTTCTTACAGCAAGAGCCATTGCAGAAGAATGTGGAATCATCAGCAGTCCAAATGATCTTGTGATGGAAGGCGATAAGTTCCGTATGCTCGATGAATCACAACAGAGGGAGCTAGTTCCACGTCTCAAGGTCCTTGCTCGATCTCGTCCAGATGATAAGCGGGTTCTGGTACAGCGTCTGAAGGATCTTGGAAGAATCGTTGCCGTCACTGGAGACGGCACCAACGATGCCCCTGCCCTCGCAGCTGCTGATGTCGGATTCTCGATGGGAATTTCTGGCACTGAAATTGCTCGCGAAGCTTCCTCTATTGTCTTGATGGATGATACATTTTCTTCGATTGTCAAGGCTATCATGTGGGGAAGGGCAGTCAACGATGCCGTCAAAAAGTTTTTGCAGGTAAGCTAAAAGTTTTATCAACAAATCGTAGAATTATCCGGTTGATCTGATATCCTTCTTTCAGTTTCAAATTACCATCACCTTCACCTCCGTGGGTCTGGCATTTGTCTCGGCGGTGGCCAACTCATCGCAGGAGTCGGTACTGACACCAGTGCAGCTCATGTGGGTAAACCTGTTTCAAGACACGCTAGCAGCTCTGGCACTAGCAACCGACCCTCCTCCTCGCCGGATCCTTGACCGTAAACCTGAACCAATATCGACACCTTTGATTACTCCTACCATGTGGAAGATGATCATTGGTCAATCTGTGTATCAGATGATAGTAACACTCGTTCTGTACTTCGCGGGCTCTTCTATCTTCTCCTATAAAAACACTATTCAAACATCACAGTTACATACTGCTGTTTTCAACACATATGTCTGGATGCAGATATTCAACATGTACAAGTATGCTAAGACTGCCTTAATTTTTGGGGCATTGCTAACACAAAAACAGCAATCGACAAGTTGAGCGATCATTTAACCTCGTCGAAGGAATTCATCACAACTGGCTCTTCATAGCAATTACTTCTGTCATGATGGGCGCTCAAATCCTGATTATGTTCGTTGGCGGGCGGGCATTCTCAATCACGCAGTTGACTGGCGACCAATGGGCATATTCTATCGTGCTTGGTGCAATCTCTATTCCCATCGGGTTCCTTTTGCAAGCTATTCCCACTGCCGTTGTTGAGAAACCAATGACAGGCTGCGGGAGGCTGCGGGACCGCTTGCGCGGTCGGTgatttccctttcttttcctttcttccttttttcgATTAATTGCACGAACATTTTTGAATCTTGCAAGGCCATTCGGACGGAATAGCCGTAACTGGATTTTGAATACCCACTCTTTTCTAGCATTCACTTTCTCGATATTGTAGTCCCTTATCAGGATCACTCTTAGTTTGAGTCGCTCAAAGTGAGTGAGCAAGGTTGCGGCTGGGGCATTTCTGTACCCAGCTCCCCACTACAATGGAAATGTTGACTCTGAGAACGACCGATCGATAGAGACAGCATTAGATCAAATATCAATCGATAAAGAGCATTTTCAGTTAGTCTTACGCCTTCGGCTCTGGCCAGCATCCTGCAGCATAAACAAATACTGGGAAACCTTGGTGCACTTGTCCAAGTAGCTTGTCGGAGCTCAACTTGTGTGTATGTTCCTTTCGCGATTCATCTCGCGATTCACCTCCTATCTTCGTTTTAACTTCGCTTTTGTAACGGATGTGTCTGTATTGCAGACAATAATTGTCGCTCTGTATAGTGTACCCTTCGCTGCTCTGTGAAGCGGCGCAGGGGGCAAATGCACGAGCTCGGTGATTTTCTTCAGTTTCGACTTTTGTGCTCACTGTTGTCTGCGACTCGATTGCGTTGTCTTCTCGCTGCTGGAAAAGCTATCAAGAGAGCCAGCCCTGCCGTTTTTACTTTGCGTGGGAGCTCTGTGCGTcggttcttgttctttttttcatgGGCAGGGAACGAAATGGAATTGGTAACATCGATCCCTTTAGTGCAATGTTGTAAGCAATTGCCATTTTCTCGACCACTGCCTGCTAACTCACAGAGCACAGAATTGTTAGTCGCCCTCCAACACTCGGATGGGCGCACCTTCATTCTCCGTACGTTGTGGTGGTCAGAGATTAGCGCCGTTTCTGTTGCTCTTTCACTCCCAGCATTGCGAGCTTCGAAGTCTGCGGCAAAAATTGATAGATCTGAATCATGCTCAGACGACACCTGGACGATTGGCCTTTGGTCGATTCCTCGGTCGGCAAAGCAGCCTATACGTGACGAAGGTGATGTTCATGAGACGACATTTGATATGTGAACAACGGGAAGGATCGAGTTAAGAATACGGTTCGCGTGGGTGTTGAGAAGGGCCATTCCG
The nucleotide sequence above comes from Penicillium digitatum chromosome 1, complete sequence. Encoded proteins:
- a CDS encoding Sodium/calcium exchanger membrane region, which gives rise to MNNTAHPRLRKSTKMGTEIMAASLESSMAAHEQDALLRDEPGRENNGEEPAELRDTNDPDSKRVLFVSNSVLRVIKTTMGCSYSNLLLPFVFLGLIAGSQGWGDSISFVFNFLAILPLAALLSFATEELAKSVGHTIGGLINATFGNAVEMIVGITAVRQGEISIVQSSMVGSILSGNLLIFGVSLFCGGYGKDVVKFNVDVSGILSSLMVVSSATLIIPSVLYSTIPSKSHDVQASVLGLSRAASVVLLIFYLVYLYFQLRSHSELFLDDTQEEEEDRVLGPWSASLILILATLGVTVCSDRLVDSVDGFVERWHVSRAFIGLIVVPIVGNAGEFNTVVNSSIKGNMDLAIGVIVGSTLQIALFVSPFLVMCGLVIGQPMSLRYSPFETVVFFISVIIMDCLIRGGRSNYYEGSLLVGTYLIIAIAFYVHPDAVDAPFV
- a CDS encoding Sodium/calcium exchanger membrane region, whose protein sequence is MSRRGTHPESCGPESSHQSRQQIQDAEIDPWTHIQGFFKMPLQTGLNTLNKNHGWLVMALVPLAGLAKILHWNPIIVLVVNIVAVIFLSQAISISSDELSAHLGELQGALLSATFGNTVELTAGILALVHGEIPFAQSVMVGSILSDILLVFGCCLVTASYNKEVLEFNSALAKTLSSLMMITAVAMLLPTALYSTFPASEIDDRVLSFSRGTSFVMLALYGGYLYFYLGTHKHLFLSNESESSDADENHGDSSPAASPAGLASSMIRLITAVAATVFCTELLLESIGDMTQTLGLSEVFIAIVLIPIASNSTEGVTVVTASRTGDTDSAIRVIIDSLLQIGLFVIPFLVIIGWCIAEPMTLFFDSFQTVAMFLAILVVNHLLRDGQYASIHGAMLIALYSSLVVAFYAR
- a CDS encoding Tetratricopeptide TPR-4 translates to MDNRPPSLESLQREVSELTATYHGRSWTTEATDLESAMTTAGNRILAAGTGSDATTITLEELAACVKTWMQAKSWIVAEDLATLVLDSCKSLKGEQDFMTMTAMHNLASAYWGRGHLDQAAALSARVTKLRQKTLGETHPQTLTSMTNLACTYRSQGLWLDAQKLDARIVELKRNTIGPRHPSTLGSMSNLAISYANLGRYQEAESISRKLVEIGERELFPTDASLLNWKLTLASTYRDQGRLDSAEQLEREVVAVSRDIFGTAHPFTLTSMANLASTCREQARWSDAERLEKEVVASSEAVLGETHPQTLMSISNLASTYRNQGRLEEAKDLGGKAIAGMKEVLGERHPHTLVAMVDLAVTYQMMRKSPDAEILAAQSLRLMEETIGKDHPHTLSAMANLGFIYQSQSKWEIASRMAETVYSRRERAFGTDHPDTIAALEDLRRVAWVKAADQNAQRTLN
- a CDS encoding Sodium/calcium exchanger membrane region, with product MAQVQHHLGLLSLLMPLIGITGGALKWNSAAIFTLNIVSLIPLTLWINRSVNALALGGSRAVIEVVKSTLGNSVELMIGINAILQKQPHISQSVILGSVLSNLLLVLGSTIFVSGYDQKRLWFDRTLTTVLSSLMMVVFILLALPTIMDVFPSAKTTSEDQLLLTQRVTAIILTLLHLTFLVFRLGTHAVMFASTPFSQRDHTHSGHQSRQSQIVEVQIPQPYIAKGAAAIFLVAASTSALACTYFIVVNLNGAAAITGMNQSFLAVTLVPLLGNSVKYHSIVVGSRSYSQIELGIRAVINNVLRVTMLIAPLLVLIGWAFDQPLILRFDGFEATTLLLSVVVMTYLMSDGRSNYFEGLMLIGTYIIITFSFFVRPEVPVNVIFLGA